A part of Leptolyngbya sp. CCY15150 genomic DNA contains:
- a CDS encoding PAS domain S-box protein, with protein MNAPQSRFERVADDIPSMAYQLVQHQNGATLRWIDPCCLRALHLDATALQGDLHHFCDRLHPDDVESFWRSLHQAAQTWQPWSWRGRWQSPQGQEQWLQTLAHPSPKADGEILWDGLWIPMQPLPDSHGSSLQPTLVGRWVYDIETSVQNLVHNVPGAIYRTGCASPWVIDYITHVIEDITGYRAEEFWLDQSQTLDSITHPEDRDRVNADIAEAIAQRQPFKVEYRICHRDGSIRWVSERGRAVFDANGCPMHVDGAIFDISDRKQSEAALNQLNTQLEAIVADRTRELQQSKARLELLLSCAPIILYAIDLEGQFILSEGSGLANLGLKPGEVVGQSVYDVYPDSHSIHEFLQKVLSGQQPNYEQSIYVTRVGEITYENHYAPLFDDTHHVCGVIGIALDITERRRAEKALKRSQKQLRDILDNTSAGIFVKDLEGQYIFANQGTQAIQGRSSTEILGHTDYDIFPKELADIFRQNDQQTLATNTPSKFEELIAINGEERTYLSVKFPLFDHDNQPYGICGIATDITDRKQFEQDLQTRDRLLNGVALANSTLLTMADHDQAVNQALYILGTTAQVDRVYVFEHSWHGETSEPRLNQRYEWVAPAIPSDLHNPQLQNLPYQKVSLEWYQTLAQGQPVMAIASACPPALRTYLEQRQTQSLILMPIEIEGIIWGFVGCDDCQAERPWSNSEQSILRAAASSLGGAIARHQTDLQLRESRHLLQLVMDNIPQVVFWKDLDLRYLGGNSKFLKTMPPQIATNIIGKTDYDLGWAPEQANDYRAADRHVIATGQPMVHLISQQQNAEGELRWIDTNKVPLRDSQGNIVGVLGTFEDITDRKLAEAALQDSRQRLALLFEQTPVAIMEWDIDLNLREWNPAAERIFGYSKDEVMGAPLGFLIPDWRRPQVRQVMSQLILSPRILREVGENVTKDGDRVICEWYDVPLVTTTGDVVGISSMAVDITQRERAQEKLRESQQRLSLLIQQTPLAVIDWTPDGQILDWNPSAERIFGHTREQAVGQAFHFLVPEWFHDQVQDIFVHLSTTKQSSRSTNENITQDGRVIFCEWYNTPLMAPNGEMLGVVSAVMDVTERRRSERALKRSNAILRAQREASIDGILILDEHRRIVSYNQQFCGIWGILPDQIATGGDRLLIQRLLDQLIDSDNFLSTVDFLYEHPDQSNREELQLQDGRVLDCYSAPVRSPAGEFYGRVWYFRDISQRKQAEAQLRQQTADLEHALHDLQRTQAQLVQSEKMSSLGQLVAGVAHEINNPVNFIYGNLTHATDYIRNIVSLLGHYRQRYPSPGEEIETQIEDMDLDFLVEDLPQLLGSMRIGAERIREIVYSLRTFSRLDEADLKAVNIHEGIDSTLLILHNRLKPKHNSEGIDVVKQYGDLPLVECYAGQVNQVFMNILSNAIDALEDHMKDHPEVYQGTKAAIAIHTERATPGWIRIRIVDNGPGMPESVRRQLFDPFFTTKPVGKGTGLGLSISHQVICDRHKGSLTCHSTPGVGTEFVIMIPESVGAIPQH; from the coding sequence ATGAATGCTCCCCAGTCTCGCTTTGAGCGAGTGGCAGATGACATCCCTAGCATGGCCTATCAACTGGTACAGCACCAGAATGGAGCCACACTGCGCTGGATTGATCCCTGTTGCCTCCGGGCACTCCACTTGGATGCAACGGCTCTCCAAGGCGATCTGCACCACTTTTGCGATCGCCTTCATCCTGACGACGTAGAGTCTTTTTGGCGATCGCTCCACCAGGCCGCTCAAACCTGGCAACCTTGGTCGTGGCGCGGCCGTTGGCAAAGCCCCCAAGGGCAGGAACAATGGCTGCAAACCCTGGCACATCCGTCTCCTAAAGCCGACGGCGAGATTCTTTGGGATGGTCTATGGATTCCCATGCAGCCGCTCCCAGATTCCCATGGTTCGAGTCTCCAACCCACCCTGGTCGGTCGCTGGGTGTATGACATTGAAACGAGTGTGCAAAATCTAGTCCACAACGTGCCCGGAGCCATCTATCGCACCGGCTGTGCCTCCCCCTGGGTGATTGACTACATCACCCATGTGATTGAAGACATCACCGGCTATCGGGCGGAAGAATTTTGGCTCGACCAATCTCAAACCCTCGATAGCATTACCCATCCTGAGGATCGCGATCGCGTCAACGCGGACATTGCTGAAGCGATCGCCCAACGGCAGCCCTTCAAGGTGGAATATCGCATCTGCCATCGAGACGGAAGTATTCGCTGGGTATCGGAACGGGGGCGGGCCGTGTTTGATGCCAACGGCTGCCCCATGCATGTGGATGGCGCAATTTTTGACATTAGCGATCGCAAACAGAGTGAAGCCGCCCTCAACCAGCTCAATACCCAACTGGAAGCGATCGTCGCCGACCGTACCCGTGAACTCCAGCAAAGCAAGGCTCGGCTGGAACTGCTCCTGTCCTGTGCGCCCATTATTCTCTATGCCATCGACTTAGAGGGTCAATTTATTCTGTCGGAAGGCAGTGGGCTGGCCAACCTAGGGCTGAAGCCGGGGGAGGTGGTTGGCCAGTCCGTGTATGACGTCTACCCCGATAGCCACAGCATTCATGAGTTTTTACAAAAAGTGCTGTCGGGGCAACAGCCTAACTATGAGCAGTCTATCTACGTGACGCGCGTCGGCGAGATCACCTACGAAAACCACTATGCGCCCCTATTCGATGACACCCATCACGTCTGTGGGGTGATTGGGATCGCCCTTGACATTACCGAGCGTCGCCGGGCCGAAAAAGCCCTGAAGCGTAGCCAAAAGCAACTGCGCGATATTTTAGACAATACGTCTGCGGGCATCTTCGTCAAAGATTTAGAGGGTCAATATATCTTTGCCAACCAAGGAACCCAGGCCATTCAGGGGCGCTCCTCGACAGAGATTTTGGGGCACACCGACTATGATATTTTTCCGAAGGAGCTGGCGGATATTTTTCGTCAGAACGATCAGCAAACCCTGGCGACCAATACCCCCAGCAAGTTTGAAGAATTGATCGCCATCAACGGCGAAGAACGCACCTACTTATCGGTCAAGTTTCCGCTGTTCGACCACGATAATCAGCCCTACGGCATTTGCGGCATTGCCACAGACATTACCGATCGCAAACAGTTTGAGCAAGATTTACAAACCCGCGATCGCTTGCTGAATGGGGTTGCCCTAGCCAACAGCACCCTCTTGACCATGGCTGATCATGACCAAGCGGTGAATCAGGCCCTATACATTTTGGGAACCACAGCCCAGGTAGATCGGGTGTATGTGTTTGAACATAGCTGGCATGGTGAAACTAGCGAACCACGGCTCAATCAACGCTATGAATGGGTTGCCCCCGCCATTCCCTCAGACCTACACAATCCCCAGTTGCAAAATCTGCCCTACCAAAAAGTATCCCTAGAGTGGTACCAAACCTTAGCCCAGGGGCAGCCGGTGATGGCGATCGCCTCCGCCTGTCCACCCGCCCTACGCACCTATTTAGAGCAACGCCAAACCCAGTCACTGATCCTCATGCCCATTGAGATTGAAGGCATCATTTGGGGATTTGTGGGCTGTGATGACTGCCAGGCTGAGCGCCCATGGTCGAATAGCGAACAGTCCATTTTGCGGGCAGCCGCCAGTAGCTTAGGAGGGGCGATCGCCCGCCACCAAACCGATCTGCAACTGCGAGAATCGCGCCATTTGCTGCAACTGGTGATGGACAACATTCCTCAAGTGGTGTTCTGGAAAGATCTCGATCTGCGCTATCTCGGCGGCAACAGCAAATTCCTCAAGACCATGCCGCCCCAGATTGCAACCAACATAATCGGCAAAACCGATTATGACCTAGGCTGGGCACCGGAGCAGGCCAACGATTATCGCGCCGCCGATCGCCACGTGATCGCCACGGGCCAGCCCATGGTGCATCTGATTAGCCAGCAGCAAAATGCCGAGGGTGAACTGCGCTGGATTGATACCAACAAAGTGCCGCTGCGGGATAGCCAAGGCAATATTGTCGGCGTGCTGGGCACCTTTGAAGATATTACCGACCGCAAGCTAGCAGAGGCCGCCCTACAAGACTCCCGCCAACGCCTGGCTCTGCTGTTTGAGCAAACGCCCGTCGCCATCATGGAATGGGACATTGATTTAAATCTGCGGGAATGGAACCCTGCAGCTGAGCGCATCTTTGGCTATTCCAAGGATGAGGTCATGGGGGCACCCCTGGGCTTTTTGATTCCCGACTGGCGACGCCCCCAAGTGCGGCAGGTGATGAGCCAACTGATCCTTAGCCCTCGAATTTTGCGAGAGGTGGGCGAGAATGTGACCAAAGATGGCGATCGCGTCATCTGTGAATGGTATGACGTGCCGTTGGTGACCACCACAGGCGATGTCGTGGGTATTTCGTCCATGGCGGTTGATATTACCCAGCGGGAACGAGCCCAGGAAAAACTGCGGGAGTCGCAGCAACGGCTCTCCTTGCTGATTCAGCAAACGCCTCTAGCGGTGATCGACTGGACGCCCGATGGGCAAATCTTAGACTGGAATCCATCGGCCGAGCGCATTTTTGGTCACACCCGTGAGCAGGCGGTCGGGCAAGCCTTCCACTTTTTAGTCCCTGAGTGGTTCCACGATCAGGTTCAAGATATTTTTGTTCATCTATCCACAACCAAGCAAAGCAGTCGCAGTACCAACGAAAACATCACCCAGGATGGGCGCGTGATTTTCTGCGAATGGTACAACACGCCGCTGATGGCACCCAACGGCGAAATGTTAGGGGTGGTGTCTGCTGTCATGGATGTGACCGAACGGCGGCGATCGGAACGGGCTCTCAAGCGCAGTAACGCCATTCTTCGTGCCCAGCGAGAAGCCTCCATTGACGGGATCTTGATCCTGGATGAACATCGGCGCATTGTCTCCTATAACCAGCAGTTCTGCGGCATTTGGGGCATTTTGCCGGATCAGATTGCCACCGGGGGCGATCGCTTATTAATCCAGCGGCTATTGGATCAGTTGATCGACAGCGACAACTTCCTAAGCACCGTGGATTTTCTCTACGAACATCCTGACCAATCCAACCGGGAAGAGTTACAGCTTCAGGACGGCCGGGTGCTCGATTGCTATTCTGCTCCCGTGCGATCGCCCGCCGGTGAATTCTACGGCCGGGTTTGGTATTTCCGAGACATCAGCCAACGCAAGCAAGCAGAAGCCCAGCTCCGGCAGCAGACCGCCGATCTCGAACATGCCCTCCACGATCTCCAGCGCACCCAGGCCCAACTGGTGCAAAGCGAGAAAATGTCTAGCTTGGGGCAACTGGTGGCCGGCGTCGCCCACGAGATTAACAACCCCGTTAACTTCATCTATGGCAACTTAACCCACGCCACCGACTACATCCGCAATATTGTGAGCCTGCTGGGCCACTATCGCCAGCGCTATCCAAGTCCCGGCGAAGAGATCGAGACTCAGATTGAAGACATGGATCTGGATTTCCTGGTGGAAGACCTACCCCAACTGCTGGGATCCATGCGCATTGGTGCAGAACGCATTCGGGAAATTGTCTATTCCCTGCGCACCTTCTCCCGGCTTGATGAAGCCGATTTAAAAGCCGTCAATATCCATGAAGGCATCGATAGCACCCTGTTGATTTTGCACAATCGCCTCAAGCCCAAGCACAACAGTGAGGGGATTGACGTGGTGAAACAGTATGGCGATCTGCCGTTGGTGGAATGCTACGCCGGGCAAGTTAATCAGGTGTTTATGAATATTTTATCCAACGCCATTGATGCCCTGGAAGACCATATGAAGGATCATCCCGAGGTTTATCAAGGCACCAAGGCAGCGATCGCCATTCATACAGAACGAGCCACCCCCGGCTGGATCCGGATCCGCATTGTAGACAACGGCCCGGGGATGCCAGAGTCGGTGCGACGGCAGCTCTTCGATCCCTTTTTCACCACCAAACCAGTCGGCAAAGGCACGGGGCTGGGGCTATCCATCAGCCATCAAGTCATTTGCGATCGCCACAAAGGATCCCTCACCTGCCACTCCACCCCCGGTGTCGGCACCGAGTTTGTGATTATGATTCCAGAATCGGTGGGCGCTATTCCCCAACATTAA
- the proB gene encoding glutamate 5-kinase — protein sequence MTPQTLVIKIGTSSLTHAETGLLSISTIAALVETLSQLRRRGHRVILVSSGAVGVGCARLGMTERPKAMATKQAVAAVGQGRLMRVYDDLFTTLQQPIAQVLLTRSDLVQRSRYVNAYRTFQELLRLNVIPIVNENDTLAVDELKFGDNDTLSALVASLVDAHWLFLLTDVDRLYSADPRYHPDAQPIIQVERIDELSEMVEVGDRGSSWGTGGMVTKIAAARIATTAGVRMAITEGRSPQNILKILNGEPLGTQFEPQPQPNKARKRWIANGLVPSGKLYLDAGAVTAIQEAGRSLLAAGITEVEGEFQQQDAVQLCDRQGREIARGLVNFTSDELQKIQGRQSEQISALLGYIAPETVVHRDNLVLSAT from the coding sequence ATGACCCCACAAACGTTAGTCATCAAAATTGGTACCTCTAGCCTGACCCATGCAGAAACGGGTCTGCTGTCAATTTCAACCATCGCGGCCTTAGTGGAAACCCTCAGCCAACTGCGGCGGCGGGGGCATCGGGTGATCCTAGTCTCCTCCGGAGCCGTGGGGGTCGGCTGTGCGCGGCTGGGCATGACCGAGCGCCCCAAAGCGATGGCCACCAAGCAAGCCGTCGCCGCTGTAGGACAAGGACGGTTGATGCGGGTCTACGATGACCTGTTTACCACCCTGCAGCAGCCCATCGCCCAGGTGTTGCTCACCCGTAGCGACTTGGTGCAGCGCAGTCGCTATGTCAACGCCTATCGCACCTTTCAGGAACTGCTGCGGCTGAACGTGATCCCCATCGTCAACGAAAACGATACCCTGGCGGTGGATGAACTCAAGTTTGGCGACAACGATACCCTGTCAGCCCTCGTCGCCAGCTTAGTCGATGCCCATTGGCTGTTTTTGCTCACCGATGTAGATCGCCTCTATTCCGCCGACCCGCGCTACCATCCCGATGCCCAGCCGATTATCCAAGTGGAGCGCATTGACGAACTGTCGGAAATGGTCGAAGTGGGCGATCGCGGCTCAAGCTGGGGCACCGGCGGCATGGTGACCAAAATTGCCGCAGCCCGCATTGCCACCACCGCAGGCGTACGCATGGCCATTACCGAAGGGCGATCGCCCCAAAATATTCTCAAAATCCTCAACGGCGAACCCCTCGGCACCCAGTTTGAACCCCAACCCCAGCCCAACAAGGCCCGCAAGCGCTGGATTGCCAATGGGCTCGTCCCGTCGGGTAAGCTATACCTAGATGCCGGTGCCGTCACGGCCATTCAAGAAGCCGGGCGATCGCTGCTTGCGGCAGGCATCACCGAAGTGGAAGGAGAATTTCAGCAGCAGGACGCCGTCCAGCTCTGCGATCGCCAAGGTCGGGAGATTGCTCGCGGCTTGGTGAACTTCACCAGTGATGAGCTGCAAAAAATTCAAGGTCGTCAGTCGGAACAGATTTCCGCCCTGCTCGGCTACATCGCTCCCGAGACCGTGGTGCATCGCGATAACCTAGTGCTCAGCGCCACATAG
- a CDS encoding trypsin-like peptidase domain-containing protein, which translates to MKHLLRHRVAFGLLSTTAAIALHGLDMAMPIDLLNLSRFGQPTASALAQNVEEETRVRIYRDASPAVVSIEAGDSTGSGSIITADGLVLTNAHVVGSTSTVTVILSDGQRIQGDVIAYAEDGLDLAAIRLRGQSNLPTLPLAPPGSVAVGQSAFAIGNPFGQFQNTFTVGIVSRIDPERGMIQTDAAINRGNSGGPLLNSQGQLIGVNTAIFTAGEGGNIGIGFAISSDRVQPFLTAVREGRAPTVAQRPSNTVSRPAERITVNGAATSGQLDTSSNVLPFDNSYFNVYNFEGRAGQRIVIDMSSNDFDTYLVLLDPNGVDIMQDDDGAGGTNSRIEATLPANGTYTIFANSYQDGETGRYSLQVRESNSAANSPRPSNPTTNGLILNDQGRLGPGSLILQEDGSYYQEHTFYGTSGQTVTISMESNEFDTYLILLGPNGELIDQNDDVGPNTLNSRIVTTLPRTGTYVILANSYDNTGQGRYTLTVR; encoded by the coding sequence ATGAAACACTTACTGCGCCATCGTGTTGCCTTCGGTCTTCTGTCCACCACAGCAGCGATCGCTCTGCATGGTCTTGATATGGCCATGCCTATCGATCTCCTCAACCTCAGCCGCTTTGGGCAACCTACGGCATCAGCCCTTGCCCAAAATGTAGAAGAGGAAACCCGAGTACGGATCTATCGAGATGCGAGTCCAGCCGTTGTGTCCATTGAGGCCGGCGATAGCACTGGCAGCGGCAGTATTATCACCGCAGATGGCTTGGTGCTCACCAATGCCCATGTGGTGGGATCGACCAGTACGGTCACCGTTATTTTGTCCGACGGGCAGCGCATCCAAGGAGATGTGATCGCCTATGCCGAAGATGGCCTAGATTTGGCAGCCATTCGCCTCCGTGGGCAAAGCAATTTACCCACCCTTCCCCTAGCGCCGCCCGGATCGGTGGCGGTTGGGCAATCGGCATTTGCCATTGGTAACCCCTTCGGCCAATTCCAAAATACCTTCACCGTGGGCATCGTCAGCCGCATTGATCCTGAGCGCGGCATGATTCAAACCGATGCAGCTATTAATCGGGGCAACTCTGGCGGGCCGCTGCTCAACAGCCAAGGACAGCTCATCGGCGTCAACACAGCAATTTTCACCGCAGGAGAAGGCGGCAATATCGGCATTGGCTTCGCCATTTCTAGCGATCGCGTCCAGCCCTTTCTCACTGCCGTGCGGGAAGGACGAGCCCCCACCGTCGCCCAGCGCCCCAGCAACACCGTCAGTCGCCCCGCCGAACGCATCACCGTGAACGGCGCGGCCACCAGCGGACAACTCGATACCAGCAGTAATGTTCTGCCCTTTGACAATAGCTACTTCAACGTCTACAACTTTGAGGGGCGAGCCGGACAGCGCATCGTCATCGACATGAGCAGCAATGACTTTGATACCTACCTCGTGCTGCTAGACCCCAACGGTGTCGATATTATGCAAGACGATGACGGTGCTGGTGGCACAAACTCCAGAATTGAAGCCACCCTCCCCGCCAACGGAACCTATACTATTTTTGCCAATTCCTATCAGGATGGTGAAACCGGACGCTATAGCCTGCAGGTACGAGAGTCTAACTCCGCCGCCAATTCACCGCGCCCCAGCAATCCCACGACCAACGGCTTGATTTTAAATGACCAAGGACGGCTAGGCCCCGGCTCGCTGATTTTGCAAGAAGATGGCAGCTACTATCAAGAACATACCTTCTATGGCACCTCTGGACAGACCGTGACCATTTCCATGGAAAGCAATGAGTTTGATACCTATCTCATCTTGCTAGGCCCCAATGGCGAACTGATTGACCAAAATGATGACGTCGGGCCCAATACCCTCAACTCACGTATTGTCACCACCCTGCCGCGTACCGGCACCTATGTGATTTTGGCCAATTCCTACGACAATACCGGACAAGGGCGCTATACCCTCACCGTTCGCTAA
- a CDS encoding chlorophyll a/b-binding protein yields MTSQPDSPDTAPAESVAESAEPLAPTPAFGWTAYAEQINGRFAMLGFIVLLLIELATRQDLFSWLGLR; encoded by the coding sequence ATGACCTCCCAACCCGATTCTCCAGATACTGCCCCCGCTGAATCCGTTGCTGAATCCGCTGAACCCCTTGCGCCAACGCCCGCCTTTGGCTGGACAGCCTACGCTGAACAGATCAATGGCCGCTTTGCCATGCTGGGCTTCATCGTGCTGCTGTTGATTGAGCTAGCCACCCGCCAAGATCTCTTCTCTTGGTTGGGGTTGCGGTAA